The Camelus dromedarius isolate mCamDro1 chromosome 17, mCamDro1.pat, whole genome shotgun sequence DNA window TTGTAATGAACACAGCAGCTCCGTGCCCCACTCCGTCAAAGGTATGTGTGCCACTTACCTTATTTAAACCCACCGCCTACAGCGCAGACCTCCTTAGCTATgtgtcacagatgagaaaacaggcttgGAGGAGCCAGCCCACTTGCCCAAGGCCCCACGGTTGGGTTGAGCTCAGGACTGTGACTCCACAGCCTGTGTCCCCTAGTGGGATGTCCAGAGTTGAGCTGAGTAGCTGGGGCCGTAAGAGGGAGCGCCACCCAGGAGCAGGCTCTCAAATACTGCCCATGGTGAGGAGGCCCCATGCCGAGTCCCACTGGGCAGTGTGCCCAGGTGGCCCCAGCCGGGCTGGAGTACCTGCGCTCCTGCACAGGGCGACAGCAATGGAGCAGCCGGAGGCCTGGCCTTCAGCTCCAGTTGCTTTGcctgggttagggttagggttagggcccAGGAAACctgttctctcctttctttcagtCCTTGGGGGAACCGCCCTAGCATCCTGGGCCTACAGTCCTCCCAGAAGGTATTTCAGAGCAATGGAATTCTTGCTTTGCCCTTTTGAGTTGACCAGGGAGGAGTCTCGGTGCTGCTTAAGGTGAAACAGGAAAGTTTTAACATTCCAGAAGCGTGCTGAGTGGACCACGCCTGGCTGAGTCCTGCAGCGTTGTTGCCTCTTTGAGGAAGGGCATATCCGAGCAGGCAGGGGGCAAGGAGAGGATGGTCCCAAGCAGGGCTACTGCCCCACCAAGGGTGCTCAGCGCAGGGCGCCGGTGCTCAAGCTAAGCCTGTACCCTGGTGTGAGGCTGCGTCCTCCTGGAGTTTTCGGGGGTCCTTCCCGTCCTCCTCACAAAGGTGCCTCACGGAAGCAGCAGCCCTAGCCCTAAAGAGCTCAGAGGTCGGGGACACAAATGGTATCACTGAGTAGACAGAGGCTGAGGGCAGTGACCCTTCCCTGCCTGACCTGAGGCTCACACCCTTGTATCTGGCTTCCCAGGCAGGCTCCAGTTCTGAGAAGAGCTGGTCCCTGGCCACCCCTCGGGGCTCTCAGGATTCTGACAGTGGCAAGAGGCCCAGACCCAGGCACCTACCTCCCCCTCCTCACTGTCCACCTCCGAGCTTTAGCTGTTTGTGAACTGGCTACAGCCCCCTGGCTGAGCCCCTCCAGGGACTAATGGTTTCACCGCTGTCGCAGAGGTAGGGGCACAGGAGGCAGCAAGAGCCTGCCTTGCGTGGGGAGGACCGggccagtggctgcaccaggcTGCCTTCTCCCCCTCAGTCACAGCAGGCCCAGAGCTTGGAGGCCTTGCCTCAACTTACGGCCTAAGAGTTGGTGCCCAGCGAGCTGTCCCTCTGTGAGGATCTGCTTGGGATGACTCTGGCCTGGGAGGTGTCCTGAGAGCTCTCAGTCATCTAGCAGCTAGGGAGGCAGCTCTGTAGGACGCCAGCATCGGAATGGATTGTCCTCAGCTTGCCTCGTCTGCCCTTCGTGTTTCCCGTTACCTCACGAGGCCTTTGGGCCAGTCCCGGGAGCGCAGGGCAGGCCGTCTCCGCTGGGACAGCACAAAGTGGGGGCTCTGGTCCTTGTTTAAGGGGAGTAACGGGAGAGGAACTGGGAAGAGGCAAGATgccctgttttctctctcctccaacaACAGAAAGATAACGCAGGAGTCAGTCTCCCTGATATGTGCACAGCTCTATGCAGGGGCTGAGGTGGGCGCCTCAGGAAGGAACTGGTAGGGAAGGGGAAGTAAGAAGCTACGAAAGCCCGAAGGGACTTGGTCCCGGCCGTGGGGTGGGGGgtctggagtggggtggggacaaGACTTGCCAGCCTTGAGGAGGTCTTGGCCCCAACAGCCTCAAGCTTTGGTGGGGCGGAGGGAGGGAAGCATCAAGGGCTGAGAAGCCCTGGCCATGAACAAGGACCAGGGCCACGTGGAGTCGTGATGTGACCTGGAAGAATGGCCTTTTAAACCCAGCCTCTGGCTTCTCAGAGAATTGATGCCGAGGTGGCAGAGGTGGCCTGTCGCTTCCTTCCAGCTCActaggggggtggggaggcgcaGCGGACACCAACAGGACACTGTGGATAAGAAAGGGGACGCGCTACCTTCTCAGCTCCCCCCCGCCTTATGTTGTAGTCCCATTTGATGTGTCCACTCCAGGCCAGGCTGTTAAATTCTCACCTACTGGAACAAAACGGCTGCAGTGGAGAGACTCAGCTCTCTGCATTTTATAAACCGAACAGCACAATTCACGTCTTCTGCTTTCATTCCTCTAATCAAAACAAGAATCAAAGAGCATATTTATCTTAAGAGCTTTCATTGTCAAGGACTGAAATAACCAGATCAAAGCCTTACGTCTAGGACGTCTCCTCCACCATGGAAAAGCTTCATTTTTCAGCTCAGTGGTGGTCACTGCGATGGGATCAAGTGTCCAGTGCACCTCTGTCCCcaggtaaccactattctgatttTTGTAGCAATCTGATTTCCTTGCTTTTTAGTTCTACCATTTGTAGATGATTTCCTTAGAAGTTTGCCCTTTTTTGGTACCAATGAAGATCAGTGAAGTCCTATGACATGCATTTGTGACCAGCTTTTTGTTCAACATCATATTTGGGATAGTCCCATACTACTGTGCTGGACCTGTACCTTTTTTACTGCAGAGAGGCCGCTCTCTTGTGAGTAAAGCAGTGATTGGACATGTGGACTTCTGAGGTGGATTTGTGATATTCTGgtatcatggatttttttcccctgcattattttaaattttatccaaaTGGCTACCTAACTGTTGCACACTTTTACTAGAAAGTCCCTCTTTCACACTGACCTCCAGTGCCACCTCTGAAGTGTCTACTGCCTTCATCTTACTCAGTAACCTTAGTCAGTCCTTGTGCCCACATGTGTCAGTAAGTGTTAACTAGCTCGAGCTTTACAGCTGTGCTTTGAGGGCTGGTAGAACGAGTCTTCCTATCTGACTCTTCTCAagtgtcttggctattcttgggCTTTGTCCTCCTAAGCACATGGCAGAACTACCTTGCTGAATTAACCTTcatattaagtttttaaatggaaCTTCAAAATTACAATGATTTTAGACAAgctctgaaaatgttttctggttttaaaagTGCTTTAAATACGACACCCTGCTGTGGTTATGTTAAAAGCTGAACTCACTAGAGATCTTCTCTCTGCTAACCTACTAACAGCTCTGGTTCTGTCTGGCAGGCAGTGGAAGCAGAATTCCCCTTACCGGCCACACAAACGTCTCCTCTCCGAGCCCAGTTACATTTTAGACACGGGGAAGAACTTACGAAGTTTTCACAAAAGGTCCTCATCCAACAAAAAGGAACTGCATGTATGTTTAGACACACGGTAAGTCAAAAACAGCTCTCCCTGAGCACAAAACACTGTCATGCCTTTTAAAGACCAAAACACAAGTTCTAACAGGTCTGCTGGCTCAGCCCTGAGAGATGAACTAAGTTTGTCAGACCTACCACCAGGATGACAGGATCACCTGGCCCATTCTAGTTCAGATAAACATCGACACTTAAACCATCTTAATTATCAGTTCAAAGCGGAGTTGAAGGAATTCCCCGCTCCAAATGAGTCACACGTCTGTGAAGGCGCTCGAAGTCCAAATCCAGGTACTTAATTCTCCATTATTACCTTAATGGAATGAAACCATCTGATAGAGTTGAGGGCAGGGGGTATACCTATCTGGCATTCAGTTTTGTTCTAAAGTAGCCCAAGAACTAGATGCCTTGGAACTGAGGCAGCTTCTGGGCAAGATTATACACATGACTGCAGCCAGGCTGAAGGTGACTTGGCCACAGGCTCTAACTAAGCCCAGCGTCCCTTGGTTGGAGATGGTGGACACTCTCCTCTTACACCAGGCTCAGGACCGTGTTCGACGCTAAAACACTTCTGGTGCAGTTTCACCCAAGGCCAAATGCTACAGAAGCTTGGCAGACAGTCTCATCTACTAACAGTAAGACTCTTTCCATCATTACAACTTAAATTATTTCATTGTGTGTTTTCCTCAGGATGAAGTTGAGTTATATAACTTAGCACCCTCACAAGCAACCTAGTGACAGGGAAAAAAGGTGACACAATCGAATGAATTAAAAGTTTAATTCTGAACCATTTTTATAACCGCATTTTCTCTTGAAGCATTGTATCACAGCAGGTTACAACAACTTTGGGATAAAAGGCAACTGGTAAACTGTCCAAAACAAGGTTCCAAATAACACCTCTGATACTGAGTTACCCTACCCATACATATCCCAAATAGAGTTTTTGATCAAAAACATGAAATAGATCCACCTGCTTATTTTAAGcatattaaaaaggaaactaaTTGGACCatttctatttgtctattttatacaaaaaggCTACACAATGTTACACTTTATTCAGATTACAATTAGAGTGATTATGAATTAGTGTTCTACACCATTACTCaattcttaaaaattagaaattgctGTAGCAGTATTCACTATAACTTAACACTACAAGAGACTTAAAAAACTAACagttactgcaaaaaaaaaaaaaaagaaagagctacTTTAAAGCAAGCAAAGTCAGTACCattacagatattaaaaaaaaaattttaacaagcaAGGCTAGAGTTTGATAAATTCCATCTTGTGATCCATTCTTGTGCATTCTTCACTTCTTGAGTCACTCCCAAAATCCATTTGTATTGTTACTCCTCGACCAAAAAGGACCAGAACAAAAAGTTTACTTCAATTGTTCCCATAGGAAACTCAGCTTGGTTAGTGTGTCAGGCACTTTCTGAGATACCAGCCCACCCCTCGAGCCCTCTCAGCAACTCTACAGGCCAATCACAATGCAAGTTCAGACAATACAGCTGTATAAAGAGAGAAAGGCTGCTATTAATGTTTAAAACAGCAAATGTTACTCATTTGAGTATTAAGTTGCAAAAGCTGTGGCAAAAAACATTAAAGTTAATAACTTCCACACATGACCACATAACAACCAGAAATCTGAGAACATTCAAATGTTCCAAGACATCTCCTTTCAAagtatgtatctgtttttgtggcAGATTTACAAGTAGGCCTAAAGCACTCCCACCCTACCAACCCAAGTCTTTCTGAAGTTCTGTaggcagagtaaaagtattttaCCCAAACTGGCTTTTTAAACTTCTTACCTAAAGGATGAGTTACAGGTCAGTATCAAACCAGGCCAGCTGATTGCTGTCACCCGGAGGCAGCCCGTCCATGAGGTCCTGGGCATGCCCCAGATCCGGCAGCCCATCAACTGGATAGTCAGCACCAGGGTGGTGGCCTCCCATCTCGTGCTCCATCATGGGGTCCATACCCAAGGCATCCTGTCCGTATCCACCGGAGTGAAAAGAACGATAGCTGGGATCTACAAGAGTCGGGGGTAGCGACAAAATGGGTGAGAGAGCAGACAGACAAAATGAACACTGAGGTAAGGGTACctaagacatagaaaacaaacatggttaccagggaggagggtgggaagggataaactgggaattcaagatttttagatactaactaccatatataaaacaggtaataagtttcttctgtatagcacagggaactgtattcagtatcttgtaacttgtggtgaaaaagaatatgaaaacaaatacatgtatttccTGTAcgactgaagtactgtgctgtacaccagaaattgacacaacactgtaaactgactacatttcaataaaaatattaaaaaaaaaaaaaaagtaagaagggTACCCAATGGCAGTAAGCACTGCTTTCTAACCTCTTCAACTTCTAGCTTCTTCAGCTAAATAACTACCCCGAGCCAGGCCGCACACGAGGCTACACAAAGCCTGCTTCCACCAAAGGCAAACCGGCCAGTTCTCGTCCTGGACGTCTGGCGTCTACCAGGCAGAGACACGGGTTCCTGAGGAGCAGCAGCCGCAGTCTACTGTGTGTAAGCGTGGCTGAGTCGTGGCAAGGAGGTCGAGCAAATGTAATGTTTGTTGAAAAGTCCAGGGGATACCCACAAAAGGACTGAGAAAATGTACCAATTTCCAATGAAACCTTTTTATGTTTTATCTTAAGGGCTGGCATTTATGTACCTGTCAAGGTAAGAAGCTTATGACCTTCAGTAGTTTGGTTTAAGTTGAATAGTGACATTAGTAGTCGTGTACCCCTAATATGCTCCATCTCCATTACCCAGAGTCAAATTAGCTTTTCAGAATACTACGTAAATACCCACATTTCAGATCTGCACCTAGTGACAGAAGTTCCCCATACTCTCGCTTTCCGGTGGGTTGTAGACACAGGTATTATGGGTTCTCTGaccaagaaaatgaataaaaagccaGGTGACTGGTTCCCATCCTGCACTGCAGAGGCCTGGCAGTAGTGACTCGTAGTTGCTGGTGTGATCCTGTTGCTCGCTCAGTGTGGCTCAGGATTCCCTGTGCTCCACTAATTTCAGAACTGCCTTTAACTGCTGCCACTACTTTCCTGCCAACACTGGTTTCCCAGAGGAGCAAACCAGCTCTTCTGATAAAGCTTTGGACCTTTACCTTGATCGGGAGTTAATCAGGAAATAATAGGAGACACATACCATCCTGGCGATATCCAAGGGGTTCTCCCTGGGCACCAATATCAAGTCCAAGATCAGCAGTCTAGATAAACAGGTACAAGGCAAGGAGGTGAAATGAAAATTCTCAACTTAAAGTGTCCTCTctagcattttgaaaaaaaaaaaaaaaagttttagattACAAAAGTACTGTACGAAGGAACATTACAGAATtacttagaaaatacagaagtaaacaaaacaaatacttcATACTCTACCCTTCAAAGATTAACCTATAGAAACATGTTTTCTCACTGcacatattaaaaatactaatttattttttcagcaaatacatattaagtacttactaggtgccaggcactggtctagATTCTAGAGagataacagaaaacaaaacaggcagTATCTACCTCCAACGGTTTTTGTTGACAGAATGTGTTACATATGAAAAGATTTTCAGAGCCTGAGCAGCTAAAAGAACAGAGTTGCCATTAACTGAGAGGAACAGGTCTGGAGACCCAGGGGGGTGAAGAAGTTCACAGCTCAAGTTTGGACACGTGAAGACTGCCTATTAAAAAGCCAACTCACATAGAACTCCCTGTTAGgcagtcagatttttttttccacctgacAATATAGAGGATGTAATTCACTTAATGACTATATACCATAACTGAAGACACTTTCAGGGTAGTTCTAATGTTTCAATGAACAACTACTAGAAACAAATACTGAACAAATTAACAAATTCCAGTAGAAAAGTAGGTGAAAAAttgagtgtttttaaaaacagtattattaaATTGACCTCCAACTAACAGTATTTAATAGACTGCCTCTCTCCCAACATCCTTTTGAAAAATGTTCTTCAATCTGGTACCTTTTTCCTCTATCTCCCTTACAAATTCTAATGTTAAAACAGCATAACTTGTTTGTTCTGAACAGGCTGTTTAAAGCTGTATTTTTCCCGCAGAGAGTCACTGAGATAGCGTGAAGAATGAAGGAATATTCAAGCCAAGGACACAGTCAATGCAAATGAATGCGTACTAAGTGTTTTTTTTTGAGAGGCAACCACGAACTGCCTTACCTACTCTAGCAAACAACTAAGAAACGTGCTCACGCTGCCTACCTCGTTCCAAGCCATGGGCTCCGTTCTGAAGAGAGAACTGGTCAATTCAACCGAAAGCCGTTTCTTATAATCCTGTGGCTTGTCCTCTGACATCCGGAACAAAACAGCAGCTGCGTACGTTGCTGGGAGAGGATGGAGAAAAGGTCCTTGAGGAAAAGCTGAGGCTTCACTGTCACCACCAGCTAAAGGCTCTGGCTCCTTTCCTCACTTACCCACGCCCTCGTTCCGGGAGTGAAGTAGCTCCGTCAGCGGTGCGGTGGCTCCCTCGGCCTCGATGGCTTCTGCAGCCTCCTTGTCCTGAGCGAGCTCACACAGGACCCCTGCAGCTACTCTTTGGATATTCTCAATGGGCGAATACAGCAGCTACGAAGAGAGCACGCACGAAACCTAACTACATCTACTAAAGTTACAACATGTCAGGCCTCCCACGGTGGTGCCAACATTCCCAATGCAGAGTGTAAGTGGCACTTGTACTGCTTGTATTAAATCATACACTCTAAGTCTATGTTCTAGGGTATTCGATGCTGTGGAGCACTTGTACCCACACAAACCCTTTCTTCAGCGTTTTATTCAAGCTGAAATTTGGAAAACCCAGAGGTGGCTGGGGCAGTCTGTGCCCTGGCAGCTTTTGTCCTTTCAAAACTAAGCAGCCCCAGAAGTGGTGACCGTCTCCTCCCCCTTCTTGAGGTTCCAGTCCCCATtatctccccacctcctgcctgtgAAAAACGAAGGGAATTTTCAGAAAAGTAAatgtattcaattaaaaaaaggacattaaCACACTAAGATTCTATTTCTCACACTCTGACAGGGAGTGGGGGCAGTACTGCCATTTCATAAATGGTGATAGGAGATGAAAAATGTTGGTGCCCCTGTTTTGGTCCctaatttcctgaaattttgctTACCTTTGAAATCCTGAAATTTTATCAACATAAAAACTAGAATGCCTCCTTTAACACAAACATACCTGCACAAACAGTGGAATGGTATTTAGTCCTCTGATAACAATTCGGTTGTGAACATCCCGAGCTAGGATGTGAAGGGCTCCAGTACAACCTTCCACTATTTCTTCCATGCGGACCCCCTCCTACCGAGAGAGACAAGGTTAATAAATACGGTACTTTCTCTCTAACGTTTACATATTTGAAAGGCTTTCTGTTCTGACCAGCAATTACTAGACCAGTTATTCACATTATAAACCCACAGTTCCCCAGAATTTGCAATTAGTTTAGGAATGAAGGGGGACTCCATGAAGCTGAATGTCACTTTCTGAAGGGGGGGCTctgggcagcacccctccccgatGCACAGTATTGTGCACAGCGCAGGGTCCCGAAGATGCCTTCCTTACAGTCAGGGCACCATGCACCCTGGGTAAAAGGGATATATAATacagaaagatggaaaaggaaCATGCAGACTACACCAGTGTTTTCTCTCAGATGCTCCATCACTGTACATCTGTGTGTATTTGGTGAAAACTTAGCAAAGTTTTATCACCAACTGCTAAAATTCTACTGAGCTGCCAGTAGAAAACCACTCACCTCCTCCAAGACTATTCAACTCACAGCCTGTATGGGAGAAGGAAGttgcttttcaaaatttaagTACAATCTGCTTTCCCTGATTCTGAGTTTTTACACAAGGTTATAATTCTGCTACTTTTAGAAGCTTTTCTAttcaacttaatttttataaggacacaaaAACTCCTTTCTTCCtagagaagaaatttaaaaaggtgCCCTTTGCCGTCTATTAGGCCACCTCATGGAGACAGGCCAAAACCAAAAGTAATAAATGGAAAGAGCCAAAACGGCCTCATAAGCACATACGTATCACAACTAGCAATGAGTCTCAAGATCTGTTCTGGTAAAAGATCTTGGTAAAGTAACTTGATTAAATAAGAGAGACTCCTTGAAGGTCTGATTCTTAAAATGCATTCTGAGGAATCAGAAGTGTCTTTAGATACTTGTAACAAAGCTAGTTTGTTTTAAAACTGCAAATTTGACATCAAAGTTTTAGGCTTGTAATCTGTTGGTATTCTTAAAAGCCCATGAAAATAGCTGAACCACTCTTGGAAGGGATAGTAAAGGGTGTGTTACACATTTACAGATAGAACTCATGCTGGCTCTGAAATCAGACAGGCCTGGATTCAAACTAAGGCCCTGCTACTTCCTAAGGAGGTGAAACTGGATTAAACAAGACCACAGCAGTAAATCACACCCCACTCCCTCTGTAAGACTGATCAGTACCGGTCACAGGCAACATCACTAGGGGCCGTGTTACTCCTTATCTTGTCTGCAGCCACAGAGACATGCCAGTTTTTCCAGCCATTAGCAAGCAGCCCTTCAGGCAGGAAGGAGGACGGAGGGAGCCAATGACTGAAGCTGGTCAGGATCCTCTGGATTTACACATTCCTCTTAAATAGCCAGATGTCACTGCTGAGATTCACTTACCACAAACTGCTGCTGTGTTCCACCCATAGATGTACGACGCTGGGTATCCTGATGTGCACGCACCAGCAACTGGACTAGTCGTGGAATGGCACCCTGCTCACGCAAAGGTGCGTGATTTGCTGGGCAAAGGGCAAGATTGCGAATCAATCCAACGGTAGCCTGCAGAACAGGAGGAAGAGTGAAGAACTGGACACAACTCAAAATCATTTTCTTAGCCTAAAATTCCCACCGCACTAGATCTACCACTATCACTTGGAAGTAGAACCCACTACACAGACGCttcagaccccacccccaccccagccataCTTCTCGTTTACTGAAGAATACAATTCCCATTTAGCAATCCCTCAGGCCTAGACAGCCATCTGATAGTAGCTAGAGGCAGTTCATTTTCAATTCTGCAGTTTTCTATTTTGACTGACAGTTTACCTTGAtcagaggccagtgggatggcGGGTGGAGGAGTTTCACCACGACTGGTAGTCCGTAGTGAAGGCGAACAGCATTCTGGGCCATCTCAGCTTCCTGGTGTCGGCTGGTCAGATGACGAAGAGCACAGATGGCAGGCTCAGTGATGTCCTCCCTGTCACCAGCACGAAGGACAGTACGCACAAGAGCCTCTATACCACCCACTTGGCACACCATCATCTTGTTCTTATAATTATTGCAAGTGAGATTAGAAAGAATTCCAGCTGCACAGGTGACCACGTTTATATCATCTGAGCCCAGAAGCTGAACAAGGGTCCCAAGAAGACCTTCCATCCCTTCCTATGGAGATGAAAACAGATGCTCAGTACACATTCAGCTTGACACTTATCACTAACTCACCAGTTTCCTCAGAATTCACCTGTTTAGTTGCAGCATCTGAAAGATTCCTAAGAGTCCAAAGACAGTTCTGAACAAGACGCTGACTTGGATCCGTCAGGTGAAGTCCTAAAGCCTGCATTCCacctaaaaggattaaaaaacaGCTAAGGCGATGGCTATCAGCTCACAGCTCCCACTAGCACCAGTGTCTTCTCTAGTCTCAGAGGGTGTCCCTCTTCATTGCCAAAGCTTATCCCTTCCACCTTtacttcctttcattttctagaatgctgctcaatttccctttctttcttgttCACCTCCACTAGTGATAActtctgtcatttcaagaatatttAATACAAGGCCCTATTGAGTTGAACCTATATCAGTGAGCAAAGGTCTAAAATTCCTACGTTTACAGAGCACATGGCATAGTTGGAggcagacaaacaaaaatgccaTCTGTAAACTAAAACCATATAATATACAGTgttacaaagaaaataagatgGGGGGGGCGCTACAATTTTTAACTAGGGAGATAAGGTCACCTCACTGTGAAGGTGACATCtaagcaaagacctgaaggaacTATATAAACTCACAAGGTGAGAACAATCCAAAAAGAAGGCACTGGAACACTTACTGCCAGGGACTGCATAAAAGGCACTGACTCCACAAGATGTGCCCCAAAGGCTGACAACCTTCCATCATTTAGGACCATAAGGAAGTACATTTACCCTGGCAGAGGAGTCTAAAAGCAAGTTCAGTTCCCCACGTACGGTAATCTCATCTCTCCTACTGAAATCACTTCCAAATGCACTGCGGTACACTTCCCCTGTCTCCTTGTTGATCTTTTCAGGCCTGCTTTATTTCCTCAGATTAGATCTACCTGCTGTAATTCTCACTGCACCTTGTACTTTTCCTTCACAGCACGTATCACAACCATCGTCTAGCCTGCCTCCTGTACAAGACAAGATCACCCCCCATCTGGTTCCTTCCTCAGAGTAGCTCCAGCTGCTAACTGAGTGACCTGCCCAGTGCTTTCTAAATGGCTAAATTCCCCTCTACCTTCTCTCCCTTGCAGATTCCATCCCCTCCCTGTACACTAACTTGTAACTCTAAGAAAACGGATCTTAATCCCAGATGCCCCTCAGAATAGCCTGTACACTTAAAGACACACATGTT harbors:
- the CTNNB1 gene encoding catenin beta-1, producing MATQADLMELDMAMEPDRKAAVSHWQQQSYLDSGIHSGATTTAPSLSGKGNPEEEDVDTTQVLYEWEQGFSQSFTQEQVADIDGQYAMTRAQRVRAAMFPETLDEGMQIPSTQFDAAHPTNVQRLAEPSQMLKHAVVNLINYQDDAELATRAIPELTKLLNDEDQVVVNKAAVMVHQLSKKEASRHAIMRSPQMVSAIVRTMQNTNDVETARCTAGTLHNLSHHREGLLAIFKSGGIPALVKMLGSPVDSVLFYAITTLHNLLLHQEGAKMAVRLAGGLQKMVALLNKTNVKFLAITTDCLQILAYGNQESKLIILASGGPQALVNIMRTYTYEKLLWTTSRVLKVLSVCSSNKPAIVEAGGMQALGLHLTDPSQRLVQNCLWTLRNLSDAATKQEGMEGLLGTLVQLLGSDDINVVTCAAGILSNLTCNNYKNKMMVCQVGGIEALVRTVLRAGDREDITEPAICALRHLTSRHQEAEMAQNAVRLHYGLPVVVKLLHPPSHWPLIKATVGLIRNLALCPANHAPLREQGAIPRLVQLLVRAHQDTQRRTSMGGTQQQFVEGVRMEEIVEGCTGALHILARDVHNRIVIRGLNTIPLFVQLLYSPIENIQRVAAGVLCELAQDKEAAEAIEAEGATAPLTELLHSRNEGVATYAAAVLFRMSEDKPQDYKKRLSVELTSSLFRTEPMAWNETADLGLDIGAQGEPLGYRQDDPSYRSFHSGGYGQDALGMDPMMEHEMGGHHPGADYPVDGLPDLGHAQDLMDGLPPGDSNQLAWFDTDL